A genomic stretch from Sander vitreus isolate 19-12246 chromosome 17, sanVit1, whole genome shotgun sequence includes:
- the LOC144532849 gene encoding G-protein coupled receptor 4-like has product MEDFYVNDTSQDMSDDYNSTFNDKDDEKAELITQVVTYIIISIGLPLTLVAIYALYSLVGKDHVAPIYVINLLISDLVEFCCMIGFVVSQNNTKQQRYKNKETILKMIYFSSLMASVCFMVCIALERYLVIACPLWYRFRRTIKISVMVCVLVWIISLVYLVTRVFCGFSEVTGTILAIFFLLPLPLLIFFLVGTLKALSASISVPADEKRRIVGMLVLVLLIYTLLFLPRIILFLKEGNRYDITLTDLSSVFVRLFPLADLVLYVFMRKGAIDKLLASVCCCRMDSNDASSSKV; this is encoded by the exons ATGGAAGATTTCTACGTTAACGACACTTCACAAGACATGAGCGATGATTACAACAGCACCTTCAACGACAAAGATGATGAAAAAGCAGAATTGATCACACAAGTGGTGACATACATAATCATTAGTATTGGACTTCCTTTGACCCTTGTGGCCATCTATGCTCTTTATTCTCTG GTGGGAAAGGATCATGTTGCTCCGATCTACGTCATCAACCTTCTCATTTCCGACCTCGTTGAGTTCTGCTGCATGATCGGTTTTGTGGTAtcacaaaataacacaaaacaacaaagatacaagaacaaagaaacaaTTCTCAAAATGATTTACTTCTCTAGTCTGATGGCCAGTGTTTGCTTCATGGTGTGCATCGCCCTGGAAAG gtatttggtcatcGCCTGCCCACTGTGGTACCGCTTCAGACGAACCATCAAGATCTCCGTGATGGTCTGTGTCCTGGTCTGGATCATTTCCCTCGTCTATCTCGTCACTCGGGTTTTCTGTGGTTTTTCAGAGGTCACAGGCACCATCTTAGCCATATTTTTCCTGCTTCCCCTCCCACTGCTCATATTCTTTCTGGTTGGAACCCTCAAAGCCCTGTCAGCTTCCATCTCAGTTCCAGCTGATGAAAAACGACGAATTGTGGGAATGTTGGTCCTGGTGCTGCTTATTTACACGCTGTTGTTCCTACCCAGAATCATATTGTTTCTGAAAGAGGGAAACAGATATGACATTACCCTCACTGACCTGTCTTCTGTGTTTGTAAGGTTATTTCCTCTTGCAGACTTAGTTCTGTATGTTTTCATGAGGAAAGGGGCCATAGACAAGCTTTTGGCCTCTGTGTGTTGTTGCAGAATGGACAGCAATGACGCCAGCAGTTCAAAAGTATGA